One window from the genome of Osmerus eperlanus chromosome 1, fOsmEpe2.1, whole genome shotgun sequence encodes:
- the LOC134030225 gene encoding uncharacterized protein K02A2.6-like, translating to MATATVGTLGEFVELDGDWIEYVERLELFFLANNIKEVERKRSILLSACGAKTYKLIRNLATPRKPGELSFEDLVKLVQEHHNPRPSVIVQRFKFHTHSRKAGVSVAAFVAELRQLSEYCEFGPVLDDMLRDRLVCGINNDSIERRLLGDVTLTFKKALEIAHAMETAAINSKDIQAANASVPQGAVNRLFNAGRGKPMKSVECYRCGGAHLANDCGFKDAACHNCQKKGHIAKKCRVSKKTWKKEWEESKPQMKTHHVQSEEPEEQCSFNMFNMDLSEPRADPICATLQLNGKQLTMEVDTGASVSVISQVTYSRLWCSGKVPALRKTNIRLRQYTGECIPLLGAIEVDVMYEGQSAKVKLLVVDGEGPSLMGRDLLKKIRLNWGEIMHMRVVGDILSKYADVFNDELGTLRGTTVKLTVDPNAKPRFCVPYAMKAKVEAELDRLQRSDVIEPVEFSDWAAPIVPVLKEDGAVRICGDYKMTINQASQLDTYPLPRVEDLFATLAGGQTFTKLDMSHAYQQLLLDEDSKQYVTINTHKGLFKYNRLVFGVASSPAIFQRTMDNLLQNIPHVAVYLDDILVTGKTEEEHLQNLDQVLKRMKEDGLRLKRSKCVFQVSSVTYLGHRISAQGLSPMTEKVRAIKEAPSPKTVAELRSFLGLVNYYGKFLPELSTVLAPLYQLLHKDCSWNWQQAQETAFQQVKELLHSATLLVHFDPDKDVVLSCDASPYGVGAVLSHFMEDGDEKPIGYVSRTLTSAEKGYSQLEKEGLAVVFAVKRFHQYLYGRPFTIFTDHKPLLGLFSETKGISPMASARVQRWALTLSAYQYHIVYKAGSENANADAFSRLPLPESPSQTNLLPETVFLLDRLSDSPVTAKQIKQWTERDPVLSQVKRWLLQGWPVSVEQEELKPYVKRQLELSVLDGCILWGSRVIIPPAGRAQIMEVLHEAHPGVSRMKSLARSFVWWPGMDGALEEKVKACSQCQSNQKMPAPAPLHPWEWPARPWSRLHLDFAGPFMGHMFLVLMDAHSKWMEAHIMSNITAPVTTDTLRSIFATHGLPDTVVSDNGPTFTSEVFKEFVEKNGIRHILTAPYHPASNGLAERAVETLKEGLRKMTGHTLETKLARFLFQYRITPHTTTGLPPAEMLLGRKPKSHLDLLRPDVGAKVARSQENQKVRRDQHAKERLLQQGDCVYVKNFASGSKWLPGVIHRQTVKTQN from the exons ATGGCTACTGCCACGGTCGGCACGCTCGGTGAATTCGTCGAGCTGGATGGTGACTGGATTGAATATGTCGAGAGACTGGAGCTCTTTTTCCTGGCGAATAACATTAAGGAGGTCGAAAGGAAAAGATCGATTCTCCTCAGTGCGTGCGGTGCCAAGACGTACAAGTTGATACGCAATTTAGCAACGCCACGGAAGCCAGGCGAATTGTCTTTCGAAGACTTGGTGAAGCTGGTGCAAGAGCATCACAACCCCAGGCCGTCAGTGATTGTTCAGCGCTTCAAgttccacacacattcacgcaaaGCTGGAGTTTCAGTTGCTGCATTCGTGGCGGAGCTGAGACAACTGTCGGAATATTGTGAGTTTGGACCGGTGCTTGACGACATGCTACGGGACAGGTTAGTCTGTGGTATCAACAATGACAGCATTGAGCGCCGATTGCTAGGTGATGTCACGCTAACTTTCAAGAAAGCGTTGGAGATTGCTCATGCAATGGAAACGGCAGCTATCAACTCTAAAGACATTCAAGCAGCTAACGCCAGTGTGCCACAGGGCGCCGTTAACCGTCTGTTTAATGCAGGGAGAGGCAAGCCGATGAAGTCAGTTGAGTGTTACCGCTGTGGGGGAGCGCATCTTGCTAATGACTGTGGGTTTAAAGATGCCGCTTGCCATAACTGCCAGAAAAAAGGGCACATAGCCAAGAAGTGCAGAGTTTCTAAAAAGACATGGAAAAAGGAGTGGGAAGAGTCAAAACCCCAAATGAAAACGCATCATGTGCAAAGTGAAGAGCCGGAGGAGCAGTGTTCATTTAACATGTTTAATATGGACCTGAGTGAACCCCGGGCAGACCCGATCTGCGCAACGCTACAATTAAACGGAAAACAGCTGACGATGGAGGTGGACACGGGTGCCTCAGTTTCGGTGATAAGTCAAGTCACCTACTCCAGGTTGTGGTGCTCTGGAAAAGTGCCTGCTTTAAGGAAGACTAACATCAGACTGAGACAATACACCGGTGAGTGCATTCCTCTACTGGGAGCTATAGAAGTAGACGTGATGTATGAAGGCCAGTCAGCTAAAGTGAAGCTGTTAGTGGTAGACGGGGAGGGACCTAGTCTGATGGGAAGGGACCTCCTAAAGAAAATCCGCCTCAATTGGGGGGAAATCATGCACATGAGAGTGGTTGGAGACATCCTATCAAAGTATGCAGACGTTTTTAACGATGAGCTTGGTACCCTCCGCGGCACAACAGTGAAGTTAACCGTGGACCCCAACGCAAAACCACGTTTTTGCGTGCCATACGCCATGAAGGCTAAGGTGGAAGCAGAGTTGGACAGGCTGCAGCGGTCAGATGTTATTGAACCTGTGGAGTTCTCTGACTGGGCAGCCCCGATTGTGCCTGTGCTGAAAGAGGATGGTGCGGTGCGGATATGTGGTGATTACAAAATGACAATTAACCAAGCCTCACAACTTGACACGTATCCCCTGCCACGAGTTGAGGATTTGTTCGCCACACTGGCAGGAGGACAAACGTTTACAAAACTGGACATGAGTCACGCGTACCAACAGCTGTTGCTGGATGAGGACTCTAAACAATATGTGACCATCAACACCCACAAGGGACTGTTTAAGTACAACCGCCTGGTTTTCGGCGTCGCGTCCAGCCCAGCCATTTTTCAACGCACCATGGACAACCTCCTGCAGAACATTCCCCATGTCGCTGTCTACCTAGACGACATTTTGGTGACAGGTAAAACAGAAGAGGAGCATCTGCAGAACCTCGACCAGGTGCTGAAGAGAATGAAGGAGGACGGGCTGCGTTTAAAACGcagtaaatgtgtttttcaggTTTCAAGTGTCACATACCTGGGTCACAGGATTTCCGCTCAGGGTCTTTCCCCCATGACAGAGAAGGTGAGGGCGATAAAGGAAGCTCCTTCTCCAAAGACTGTGGCTGAGCTCAGGTCGTTTTTGGGTTTAGTGAATTATTACGGGAAGTTCTTGCCTGAGCTCTCCACCGTGCTCGCCCCCCTCTATCAGCTGCTGCACAAAGACTGTTCCTGGAATTGGCAGCAAGCTCAAGAGACAGCTTTCCAGCAGGTAAAAGAACTGTTGCACTCAGCAACACTACTCGTGCACTTTGACCCGGACAAAGACGTTGTCTTATCCTGTGATGCATCGCCCTACGGCGTGGGGGCGGTCCTATCGCACTTTATGGAGGACGGAGATGAAAAACCTATTGGGTACGTGTCTCGCACTCTCACATCAGCAGAAAAGGGTTACTCTCAGCTAGAGAAAGAGGGGCTGGCGGTAGTTTTTGCTGTGAAACGGTTCCACCAGTACCTGTATGGTCGCCCATTTACCATTTTTACCGACCATAAGCCCTTGCTGGGCCTGTTTAGTGAGACTAAGGGTATTTCACCCATGGCGTCAGCTAGAGTGCAGCGCTGGGCATTAACTTTGTCAGCGTATCAGTATCACATTGTGTATAAAGCAGGAAGTGAAAATGCAAATGCAGACGCATTCAGCCGTCTTCCCCTCCCGGAGTCACCAAGCCAAACTAACCTACTTCCAGAGACTGTGTTTTTGTTAGACAGACTGTCTGACTCTCCGGTGACAGCAAAGCAAATCAAACAGTGGACTGAAAGAGACCCGGTGCTGTCACAAGTAAAGAGATGGCTATTGCAGGGCTGGCCAGTATCAGTTGAGCAGGAGGAGCTCAAGCCCTATGTCAAGCGTCAGCTGGAGCTAAGCGTGCTGGATGGCTGTATCCTCTGGGGCTCCAGGGTGATTATTCCACCTGCGGGACGGGCTCAGATAATGGAAGTGCTGCATGAAGCTCACCCCGGGGTGTCGAGGATGAAGAGCCTCGCCAGGTCGTTTGTGTGGTGGCCTGGGATGGACGGTGCTTTGGAAGAAAAGGTAAAAGCATGTTCACAGTGTCAAAGTAACCAGAAGATGCCCGCACCTGCGCCTCTCCACCCATGGGAGTGGCCGGCACGCCCGTGGTCCAGGCTCCACCTGGATTTCGCTGGTCCGTTTATGGGCCACATGTTCCTGGTGCTGATGGACGCTCATTCAAAGTGGATGGAAGCACACATCATGTCAAATATCACAGCCCCAGTTACCACTGACACGCTCAGAAGCATCTTTGCCACCCACGGGCTACCAGATACGGTTGTCAGTGACAACGGGCCCACTTTCACAAGTGAAGTTTTCAAAGAGTTTGTGGAGAAAAATGGAATCCGACATATCCTGACTGCACCATACCATCCTGCTTCCAACGGTTTAGCAGAGCGTGCTGTTGAGACACTGAAAGAGGGACTGCGGAAAATGACAGGGCACACGCTGGAGACTAAGCTGGCACGTTTCTTATTCCAGTATCGGATtactccacacacaaccactggTTTGCCTCCAGCAGAGATGTTGCTAGGGAGAAAGCCCAAATCTCATCTGGACCTCCTTCGCCCGGATGTAGGAGCAAAAGTTGCCCGATCACAGGAGAACCAAAAGGTGAGACGGGACCAACATGCAAAGGAGCGGCTTTTACAGCAGGGggactgtgtgtatgtcaagAACTTTGCCAGCGGCTCAAAGTGGCTGCCAGGAGTTATTCACCGCCAGACTG TAAAGACCCAAAACTAA